AGCCTCACTCATCGAGACTTGACTCATTGAAGCTTGACTCATTGAGGCTTCACTAGCAGAGGTTTCAGCCGAAACACTCGCCGAAACAATAGCCGAAGTTGAAGCACTCGCAGAGGCCTTAGCCGACTCATTAGCCGAAGCCATCGCTGAAGTTGAAGCCGAGACACTCGCAGAGGTCTTAGCCGACTCGTTGGCCGAAGTCATCGCCGAAGTTGAAGCCGAGGCACTGGCGGAAGCCACACTCTCGGACTTTTCAACCGAAGCACTCACCGAAGCGGATGTGTTGGCCGACTGGGTACTCATTGAGGCTTCCGATTGACTGACTTCAGACAATTGACTAGCCGTAGCACCCGAAGCGGCGCTGACGCTGTTTTCAGAAGCACTCATCTCGGAAACCTGACTCTGCAGGGAGTTCGAAACGGATACCAGACTGGCATTCGATTCGCTGATCTGCGAAGCGGAGATTTCAGATTGAACGGCGGCTTCAGATTGCGAAGCGGCACTCAAGCTGGTCAACGACTGACTGATGTCTGACGTCTGACTGGTCGATCCTGCGCTCAGGCTGGCCATCGATTCACTGATGGTCGATAACTCGCTGGCCTCACTTTGCGATTGGGCACTCAAGCTATCGAAGGCTTGCGACGTGACCGTCGAGGCACTGGCCGAAGCACTGGCACTCTGACTGGCCGCCGTTGATGCGGACTGAGCTGACGTTGATTGACTAGCACTAGCTTGCGCGGCATCGGAGGCCGATGCGGCAGCGGAAGCCGTAGCCGACTCACTCGCCGACGTCTGCGTGGACGTCCGCGATGTCGAGTTAGCCGACAAGATGCTGGCATCGGAAACCGACCGATCACTCAGGCTGGCCGTCGATGCGGAGATAACCGCACTGACACTGGCATCGCTAAGCGACCGTTGACTCAAGCTGGTCAATGAAGCCGTAATGCTGATGGAGCGTTGACTCAACGAGGATTCGGACTCGGAAACCCGCGCGGATTGACTAGCAATGGCGCTCGTCGAGGCATTGGCACTGGCTACAGCCGACGCTTGACTCTTCGAAGCATCACTGATGGAAGCCTCACTGACGGAAGTTTGACTCTCCGACAGATCACTCATGGATGCTTCGGATTGACTCAACTCGGAAACCTGACTGGCCGCCGATTGCGACGCATCACTGACACTCAAGTCGGAAGCCGAAATTGCGGACATCTGACTAGCCGTCGATGTCGATTGAACACTCAGACTGGCATTCGACTCACTTTGTTGTGATGTCGAGATGACGGACTGATGGCTGGCATCGGACAGCGATTGTTGACTCAGGCTGGCCGTCGATTCTGCCAAGCTAGCCGATTGACTGGCTTGTGACTGCGACGTCTCACTCAGACTAGCGTTGGACTGACTGATCTGTGAATCCAATGACGTGTTCGAGGCTTGACTCAAACTACCCTCACTGGCACTGATCAAGGAGTTATCACTGGCTTGTGATTGCGAGACTTCACTCAGACTGGCCATCGATTCACTGATCGTCGACCCTTGAACGGATTCGGAAACCGACCGCTCACTCAGACTCGCCATTGAAGCGGAGACTTCGCCGGAAACGGAAGCACTGGCTGAGGCGCTCTGACTGGCAACGGAAGCCGTTGACGCACTGGCGCTAGCCGTGGATTCACTGACCGAAGCCGACCCACTCGCAGAAGCACTGGCCGAAGCAATCGCCGATTCACTCTGTGACGCTTGCGTCGAAGTCCGGGACGTCGAGTTAGCCGACAAGATACTGTCATCGGAAACTGACCGGTCACTCAGACTGGCCGTCGAGGCCGCAATTGAGGCGCTCTGACTAGCTGCAGATTCGGATTGTTCGCTCAGGCTATCCGCCGAAACGGAATTGCTTGCCGAAACCCGACTCAGAGAAGCCGCACTCTCAGAAACCTGAACGGATTGACTGACAACGACACTGGTTGACGCACTCGCGGAAGCTTGACTCTGCGAAGCATCACTCATGGAAGCGAAGCTGGTCGACGTTTGACTCATCGAAGCTTCGGATTGTGAGGTTTCGGAAGCCACCCCACTCATCGAGCTTGAAGCAGCACTGACACTGGCATCGGAAGCCGACATCTCAGATTGTTCGCTGAGAACGGATTGCGAGTGAGCACTCAGGCTGGCGTTCGACGCGCTGGTCTGCGAGACGGACAAGACGGACTGTTCACTGGCATCCGATTGTGATTGGGCACTCAGGCTAGCTTCACTACCGCTAATCTCGGAAGCGTACGAGGAATCACTCGCCTCACTGAGACTAGCTTCACTGGCACTGATTGCGGACAATTCACTGGCCTGTGAAACGGACCGATCACTCAGACTGGCCGTGGAGTAAGCGATTGACGCTTGTTGCGATGCGGAAACCGAAGCACTACCACTGGCACTGATCGAGGCGGACTCGCTTTGAGAAGCTTGACTCGAACTCGTTTGTGCGGAGGTCGAAGCCGAAACACTGGCGGAAGTCGAAGCCGACTCGCTAGCGCTGGTTTGTTCCGACGTCCGGGACGTGGAGTTGGCCGACAGGATGCTGGTATCGGAGATTGACCGGTCACTCAGACTAGCTGCGGACTCGGAGATCTCGGCACTGACACTGGCATCGCTGATGGATTGTTGACTGTTACTGTTAGCCGAAGCCGATTCGCTGGCGGAGAGTTCACTCAGAGAAGCCGCACTCATGGAAACAACGGCGGATTGACTGGCGACGACACTAGCCGAAACGCTAGCGGAGTCGACCGCCGAAACCTGACTCAAGGAAGCTTCGGAGTTGGAAGCCTCGGAGGCCACGCTGGCAGCGGACTGGCTAACCACGCTGGTGCTATTTTCAGCAGACGTGATCGCGGATTGCTCGCTGGCGATCCCGGCAGATTGTTCACTCAGGCTGGCATTCGACATGCTCAGTTGTGAGTCGGCAATCTCGGATTGTTCGCTGGCATCGTGTTGTGATTGTTCACTCAGGCTGGCGTTGCTTTCACTAATCTGTGAATCGTAGTCGGAGTTCGATTCAGCGCTCAGGCTTTGCTCTTGCGAGGCGATGACCGAGTTCTGACTAGCTTCACTCGCGGACTTCTGACTGACACTGGCGTCGGAAGTGGAAATACTCAACGACGTGTCAACGGAAGTCTGAACACTTTGACTGACAACCGCGGAAACGGACTGATCAACCGAGTTCTGGCTGACGCTCAGGTCGGCGGAAGTCGAAGCCGAAGCACTCGCGGAAGTCGTTGCCGATTCACTAGCACTGGCTTGCGATTCCGTTCGTGACGTGGAGGCCACGACACTGGCATCGGAAACCGACCGGTCACTCAGGCTGGCGGCAGATGTGGAAGCCACCGAATTCTGACTCGCGATGCTCAACGATTGTTGACTGTTACTGTTGGCAGAAGCCGAGTTGCTTGCGGAAACCTGACTCAACGAGTTCTCACTCATCGAAGCTTCGGATTGCGAAGCGGCGGAGGCCACACTCAACGCGGAAGTCGAGGCGACACTCTGACTGGCTTCACTCGCCGACATCTCGGAGTGCTGACTGATCAACGACTCGGAAACGTGACTCAAGCTGGCGTTCGATTCGCTCAATTGCGATTCGGAGATCTGCGATTGTTGACTAGCCGCAGAAGCCGAAGCGGTACTCAAGCTGGCCGCGCTTTGACTCAGTTCGGAGTTGTACGTGGAGTCGGAAGCGTCACTCACGCTTTGTTCCGTAGAGGTCAACGCCGAAGCCTGACTCTCACCGGAATCAATGGTCTGACTGACACTAGCGATTGACCGCGAAACCTCAGCGGACTCGCTGGCCGACGTTGAAGCACTCTGGCTGGCGACGACCGAAGCAGACTGACTAGCAATCGACCGGGACTGACTGGTTAAGACGGAGTCGGAAGCCGATTGTTCAGCTGAAGTCGAGGCCGAAGCACTCTGACTAGCTTGTTCCGAGGTCCGGGAAGTCGAGTTGGCCGACAAGATGCTGGCGTCGGAAGCCGACCGGTCACTCAGGCTAGCTGCCGATTCAGACATCGCCGCACTTTGACTGGCGTCACTTTGCGATTGTTGACTGAGACTATTAGCGGATTCGGAGTTAGCCGCCGAAACGGTACTCAACGAAGCATCCGAAACGGAATTGTCAGCCGAAACACTCGCGGAGGTCGAGGCGGAGTCGGAAGCCGAAGCCACACTCATCGACCCGTGACTGATGGAGCCATCACTCAGGGAAGCTTCGGAAGCCGAAACTTCGGAGTTGGTGCTGGTCAACGATTCGTTGGCGTCACTGAGACTGGCTTCACTGGCCGAAACCATCGATAACTCACTGACGATATCCGTGGAGACCTGACTCAGACTGGCATTAGAAACGCTCAGTTGTGAATCGGCCATTTCGGATTGTTCACTGGCATCGACTTGCGATTGGGCACTCAGGCTGTTGGCTAAGCTGGTCATCGATTCATCATAGGACGAATCCGAAGCGTCGCTTAGGCTCTGTGCCGTCGAGGTCCAAGCGGAAACCTGACTGGCTTCACTATCGGACTTGGCACTGACACTGGCTACGGCTTTGGACATTTCAGCCGAGGCCGTTTGCGAAGCCCAGACGCTCTCGCTGGCCACGATAGCGGCCGAAGCACTGGCAGAAGCTTGGGCTTCACTGGTCAGAACGGACGTGGAAGCCGATTCGCTGGCCGAAACGTTGGCCGACTCGCTTTCACTGGTTTGGGTGGAATTCCGGGATTCGGAGTTGGCGGATAAGCCGCTAGCGGCGGAAGCCGACCGTTCACTCAAACTCAAAGCAGAGGCAGAAATTTCAGAAGTTTCACTGGCGTTGCTGTCGATCCGTTCGCTCAAACTTGCGGCGGAAACGTCGGCACTCGCGGAAACTTGACTCAACGACCAATTACTCATCGAGGCTTCAGACTGCGAAGCTTCGGAGGTGACGCTGCCCGCCGAGACGGAAGCGGCACTTTGACTCGCTTCCGCAACGGAAACGGACGTCAATTGACTAACGGTCGATTCGGACAAGGCACTCAGACTGGCGTTCGACGCGCTCAGTTCAGAGTCGGCGATGGCCGATTGTTCACTAGCATTAATTTGTGATTGAGCACTCAGGCTGTTGGCTAAGCTGGTCATCGACTCATCGTAAGACGAATCTGAGGCGTTGCTTAGGCTTTGTGTCGTGGAGGTCCAGGCTGAGACTTGACTGGCATCGGAGACCAGTTGTTGACTCAGGCTGGCCGCCGAAGTGGCGATGCTGATTGACGCTACGGCAGACTCACTAGCACTCTGACTAGCACTGATCGAAGCCGTGACACTGGCCGTTGAGGCACTCGCGGCGGATTCGACGGTAGCACTGGTCGACGCACTCGCGGAAGCGGCGGCCGATTCACTGGCCGACGTTTGGGCGGACGTCCGGGTGACGGAGGCCGCGGACAGGATGCTGGCATCGGAAGCCGACCGTTCGCTTAAGCTGTTGGCCGATTCGGAAGCCGTGGCACTCTGGCTGGCATCGGCGGACAACTGTTGACTCAAGCTGTTGGCCGAAGCCGAGTTAGATGCCGACAAGATACTTAATGAAGCATCCGATACGGAGTTATCAGCCGAGACGCTGGCCGATTGACTCGCCGAAGCTGAGGCCGATTCGCTGGCCGAAACACTAGCGGAAACACTGGCCCGTTGAGAATCACCCATCGAAGCTAAGCTCATCGATTCTTCGGATCGTGAAACTTCGGAGAATTGACTATCCGCGGATTGACTCGCCGCACTCAGACTAACCGTCGAAGCACTAACCACGGATTGTTGACTGGCAATCGAGTTAGATTGCTGGCTCAAGCTCTGGTTCGACAAGCTCATTTCAGAAACGGAAACGACCGATTGAACACTGGCATCGCTTTGCGAGACCGCACTCAAACTGGCGGCACTCTCACTGATTTGTGAGTCGTAAGACGAATCATTAGCGGCACTCAAACTCTGTGATTGCGAGGCAATCAGCGAGGTTTGACTCGCCTCACTGGCGGAACGGTCACTCAGGCTGGTCATCGATTCTTCAATCGAGGCAGCAACGGAAGTGGAAACCGCCGCACTCTCACGTGCAGAAGTCGAGGCCGATTCGCTAGCCGTGACGGAAGCTAAGCTGGCTTCCGTTGCGGTGCTGGCCGAAGCCTTAGCCGACTCAACCGCCGACTCACTTTGACTGGCCTGTAACGAGGTCCGAGACGTGGAGTTGGCCGACAAGACACTGGCATCGGACAACGACCGGTCACTGACACTGGCAACCGAGGCGGACAAGTCCGCACTCTGACTCGCCCCACTGGCAACCTGTTCACTCAGGCTGTTCGCGGAGGCCGAGTTGCTGGCCGATAAGACGCTCAGGGAGTTCTCGGTTTCGGAAATTAAGCTCTGTGACGCGTCACTCATCGAGGCTTCAGAAGCCGACACTTCGGAGGTCCGACTGGTCAAGGAATCGACCGCTTCACTTAGGCTGGTCAACGACGTGGAAACCGTCGATAACTGGCTAACCGTGGCTTGCGACAACTGACTCAGACTCATGTTCGAAACACTCAATTCGGATGCGGACATCATCGATTGCTCGTTGGCGTCGGAAACGGATTGTTCACTCAGGCTGGCATTGCTGTTGCTGATTTGTGAATCGTACGATGAATCGTGCGCATCACTCAAACTCTGTTCTTGTGAAGCTAATTGTTGACTAGCACTGGCTTCAGCAGCTGACTTGGCGCTGACGCTAGCGACATCCGTTGAGATGGATGCGACTTGCGAAGCCACAATCGAGGCACTGGTCGTTGCCGAAGTCGTGGCACTTTGACTGGCATTAGCCGACGCGGTGCTATCCACGATGGCCGTGGACGTCGAAGCCTGGGCTGATTCACTAGCGGATTGACTCTGACTCGTTTGCGTCGAGTTTCTGGACATCGAGTTCGCCGACAAGATGCTGCTATCGGCGGCGGAAATCTCACTCAATGACTGGTGACTCATGGACGCTTCGGACTGACTGATCTCGGAGTTGACACTCGCCGTAGCCGAAGCAGCCGCACTGACGCTGGCTTCAGCGGTTGAGACGGAGGCCTGTTGACTAGTGATGACCGTGGACAGTTGACTCAAGCTGGCGTTGGAAGCACTTAATTGGGCACTGGCAACGGCCGATTGTTGACTCGCATCAGACTGTGATTGGGCACTCAGACTGGTCAAGACGCTAGCGATTTCAGAGTTGAACGAGGAATCGGAAGCTTCACTGACACTCTGTTCCACGGAGGCCATGGACGCGTTGACGCTGGCTTCACTGATGGACGCGTCGCTGATACTGTTCAGCGATTCGACGATGGAAGCGGCTTGTGACGTCGAGACGCTGGCACTTTGGTTAGCCGAGGCAACGCTAGCTTCACTCGCCTCTGCGGCTGAGGTGCTGGCCGTTGCTGACGCGATCGCCGAAGCCTTCGCCGACTCACTGGCCGACTGGCTTTGACTGGTCTGCATCGACGTCCGGGATTCGGAGTTGGCCGACAACTCACTGGCGTCGGACAAGGACCGATCGCTGAGACTGGCCGCCGAAGCCGAAACGCTGGCTTCTACTTCAGACGTGGAAGCGACCCGTTCGCTGGTACTGTTGGCCGAGGCCGAGTTGCTAGCGGACAAGATACTCAAGGACGCATCACTAGCGGACAACTTAGCCGAACTTGCGGCGGATTCACTCGCCGAGACGCTGGCCGAAGCGGAAGCGGATAACCCACTCATTGAGGCTTCGGAAGCCGACATTTCGGAGTAGCGACTCCCTTGCGAGTTCAGTGCTTCGCTCAGGCTAGCCGTTGACGCATTGTTATCAGAAAGTTGACTGGCCGTCGAAGCGGACAGTTGACTCAAACTTTCGTTAGAAAGACTTTGTTCAGATGCGGAAATTGTTGATTGCTCAGTGGCATCGGAAGCCGAGAGTTGACTCAGGCTGGCGTTGCTTTCACTGATTTGGGAATTCAAGTCGGAATTAGATTCCGCACTCAAACTTTGAATTTGCGAAGCAATCTGATCACTCAGACTGGCCTCACTTGCGGATTTATCGCTGACACTGGCCATCGAGACGGAGATGGATGCTGATTCACTCGCCGAAATGGCTGCGCTGGCGTCCGCCGAGGCACTCGCCGAAACGATCGCCGTGGAGCGACTGACACTAGCGACGGTCGATTCACTGGCCGAAGCTTGTGCGGAGGTCGACGCGGAAGCACTTTGGCTAGCCGCCGTAGAGGTTCGAGAAGCGGAGTTGGCCGACAAGAGACTGACGTCGGATAAGGACCGTTCACTCAGACTGGCAGTTGACAACGAAACACTGGCACTTTGACTAG
Above is a window of Levilactobacillus zymae DNA encoding:
- a CDS encoding DUF5776 domain-containing protein: ASAELSASTASEASDASAEASASAVTSAQTSAEISASQAASISESDASVSAKSASEASLSDAIASAEQSLSDAHDSSYDSQISESNASLSAQSVSDANEQSMMSASDQSASNASLSQVSNSIASQLSAVSASDASVSETSQALNSQASELSQSEASMSDASLSLISASEASLSDVASAAASTSASLSEQAQSIASQSAAASASVASLSDRSASDASVWNDNSTSRTVSQASQSTSASVSASASASDSVATSVANASASESATVSAAASAEVSASQAASLSDADMSLSQKSTDLASQSESLASLEQSISDASTSEYDSQISQSNASLSDLSASNVSEVSAISESALSLSNASVSAHQSQLDSQASANSQASASVSQTVASAASQASEFSTSEASMSGASLSRISASEASLSDQSASNSVSANSVSQVSESLASQNSLASASAASLSERSASDASVAASTSRTESAASASASASESATVSASDSADASASRSDAEQSASESASQSAVDSAEVSASTSASDASVSAKSVSEASLSESIASLEHSLSAASNSDYNSQLSESAASLSNQSVSDANEQSMMSESELSASNASLSNASVSTASQLSEMSQSDASASVASESVASQLSAASTSEASLSQVSLSEISASEASLSAQSISNVDSANSLSEYSESVASQNSATSESAASLSAHSLSNDSILSANSTSRTSTQTSQSESADNSASVSASESASASASRSDAEQSASESASQSAADSAEVSASTSASDASVSAKSVSEASLSESIASLEHSLSAASNSDYNSQLSESAASLSNQSVSDANEQSMMSESELSASNASLNSLSASAASQVSAMSASEASQSAASESLNSQLSELSQSEASMSDTSNSFASESQASAVASANASTSLIASQLSNVSESEASLSQQSQSIAKSEASLTSQLESQASQSASAAASTASVSDRSVSDASVLSANSTSRTSTAASQSASASESAIASADDSAKASASRSEVVQSASESADTSAAISASDSASISVSDASVSDKSASIASQSESLASLEQSISDASTSEYDSQISQSNASLSDLSVSNASEQSMISESEQSMSNASVSEHLNSVTSQLNSVSEAETSLSAASQSADSQLSEVSQSEASMSDYSVSEASKSTASAVQSAADSASVSASDSATVSTSDRSLSELSASNSASANSVSADQSLQASQSESLAASTASLSERSVSDASVLSANSTSRTSTAASQSASASESATVSAADSAKASASESTASQSASTSADTSATISASDSASISVSDASVSDKSTIEASQSESLASLEQSISDASTSEYDSQISQSNASLSQLSASNASEQSVISASEQSLSNESLSQLSASTASQLSDNNASTASLSEAVNSQGSRYSEMSASEASMSDLSVSLVSVSDASLSNASISNNTSAASLSEQVASGASQSAEASASAASLSERSATDESRLSANSTDRTSTAASQSASASTSASVSASVATSQSDASQVASQSAADSASDSAIVSASQSASISESDASVSDKSTIEASQSESLASLENSISDASTSEYDSQISASNDSLSVVSASDASEQSMMSVSEISASNASLSDHLASAASEASAASKSLVSASDASTSIASQLSEVSQSEASMSVTSQSFASMSLESLSQLSASNSASTNSLNSQIVSGASQSAVASASAASLSDRSVSDASAAASTSRTTAQTSASQSASESAMTSSSVANSNSVTSATASQSASQSASVSASVSTSQWDSVTASLNSLSEVSESEASQSDALTSLENSLSAASNSEYNSELSESAASLSAQSQVEASQQSLISASQLSLSNASLSAQSNSLASQQSAVSASNDSLSAASEAVASQLSEASVSEASLSDISTSLASMSTASASASASVSASTSAKVSAAVSQALDSLSVLSASNSASANSVSADLSAQASQSASVSLSTASLSERSLSDVSLLSANSASRTSTAASQSASASTSAQASASESTVASVSRSTAIVSASASADASAAISASESASISVSMASVSDKSASEASLSDQIASQIQSLSAESNSDLNSQISESNASLSQLSASDATEQSTISASEQSLSNESLSQLSASTASQLSDNNASTASLSEALNSQGSRYSEMSASEASMSGLSASASASVSASESAASSAKLSASDASLSILSASNSASANSTSERVASTSEVEASVSASAASLSDRSLSDASELSANSESRTSMQTSQSQSASESAKASAIASATASTSAAEASEASVASANQSASVSTSQAASIVESLNSISDASISEASVNASMASVEQSVSEASDSSFNSEIASVLTSLSAQSQSDASQQSAVASAQLSASNASLSQLSTVITSQQASVSTAEASVSAAASATASVNSEISQSEASMSHQSLSEISAADSSILSANSMSRNSTQTSQSQSASESAQASTSTAIVDSTASANASQSATTSATTSASIVASQVASISTDVASVSAKSAAEASASQQLASQEQSLSDAHDSSYDSQISNSNASLSEQSVSDANEQSMMSASELSVSNMSLSQLSQATVSQLSTVSTSLTSLSEAVDSLTSRTSEVSASEASMSDASQSLISETENSLSVLSASNSASANSLSEQVASGASQSADLSASVASVSDRSLSDASVLSANSTSRTSLQASQSESAVESAKASASTATEASLASVTASESASTSARESAAVSTSVAASIEESMTSLSDRSASEASQTSLIASQSQSLSAANDSSYDSQISESAASLSAVSQSDASVQSVVSVSEMSLSNQSLSQQSNSIASQQSVVSASTVSLSAASQSADSQFSEVSRSEESMSLASMGDSQRASVSASVSASESASASASQSASVSADNSVSDASLSILSASNSASANSLSQQLSADASQSATASESANSLSERSASDASILSAASVTRTSAQTSASESAAASASASTSATVESAASASTASVTASISASQSASESAVASISIATSAASLSQQLVSDASQVSAWTSTTQSLSNASDSSYDESMTSLANSLSAQSQINASEQSAIADSELSASNASLSALSESTVSQLTSVSVAEASQSAASVSAGSVTSEASQSEASMSNWSLSQVSASADVSAASLSERIDSNASETSEISASALSLSERSASAASGLSANSESRNSTQTSESESANVSASESASTSVLTSEAQASASASAAIVASESVWASQTASAEMSKAVASVSAKSDSEASQVSAWTSTAQSLSDASDSSYDESMTSLANSLSAQSQVDASEQSEMADSQLSVSNASLSQVSTDIVSELSMVSASEASLSDANESLTSTNSEVSASEASLSDGSISHGSMSVASASDSASTSASVSADNSVSDASLSTVSAANSESANSLSQQSQSDASQSAAMSESAASLSDRSASDASILSANSTSRTSEQASQSASASTSAEQSASDSVLTSQSRSIASQSASVVASQSASTSASESAEVSRSIASVSQTIDSGESQASALTSTEQSVSDASDSTYNSELSQSAASLSTASASAASQQSQISESQLSESNASLSHVSESLISQHSEMSASEASQSVASTSALSVASAASQSEASMSENSLSQVSASNSASANSNSQQSLSIASQNSVASTSAASLSDRSVSDASVVASTSRTESQASASESATTSASASASTSADLSVSQNSVDQSVSAVVSQSVQTSVDTSLSISTSDASVSQKSASEASQNSVIASQEQSLSAESNSDYDSQISESNASLSEQSQHDASEQSEIADSQLSMSNASLSEQSAGIASEQSAITSAENSTSVVSQSAASVASEASNSEASLSQVSAVDSASVSASVVASQSAVVSMSAASLSELSASESASANSNSQQSISDASVSAEISESAASLSDRSISDTSILSANSTSRTSEQTSASESASTSASVSASTSAQTSSSQASQSESASISASGSASVSASQQASIAYSTASLSDRSVSQASELSAISASEASLSEASDSSYASEISGSEASLSAQSQSDASEQSVLSVSQTSASNASLSAHSQSVLSEQSEMSASDASVSAASSSMSGVASETSQSEASMSQTSTSFASMSDASQSQASASASTSVVVSQSVQVSESAASLSRVSASNSVSADSLSEQSESAASQSASIAASTASLSDRSVSDDSILSANSTSRTSTQASQSESAIASASASASGSASVSESTASASASTASVASQSASASASVSGEVSASMASLSERSVSESVQGSTISESMASLSEVSQSQASDNSLISASEGSLSQASNTSLDSQISQSNASLSETSQSQASQSASLAESTASLSQQSLSDASHQSVISTSQQSESNASLSVQSTSTASQMSAISASDLSVSDASQSAASQVSELSQSEASMSDLSESQTSVSEASISDASKSQASAVASANASTSAIASQSARVSESESSLSQRSISITASLTSLSQRSLSDASVSAVISASTASLSDRSVSDASILSANSTSRTSTQTSASESATASAAASASDAAQASASQSTSAQSASTAASQSASASASASTVTSQAFDSLSAQSQSEASELSTISESMASLSAGSTSQTSDISQSLTSLSAASQSEAAVQSEISASQISESNASLVSVSNSLQSQVSEMSASENSVSAASGATASQLSEVSQSEASMSTQSANTSASVSASVEKSESVASASASASTSAMTSANESAKTSASVSASTSAMASANESAKASASASTSAIVSASVSAETSASEASMSQASMSQVSMSEASMSEASMSEAANSNSLSGHAGDSGNTGNTGNSGGSGNTGTTGGSTGTTSTTTTGTLKTGSSADTISTGKSKMIGKSVTAVKKIGLYKSATFSKKGRIVWYKKMPRGRQPQFVIIGTARSKGGRLRYKVRDVNHKSKTYGLVGYITARKAYVHETYYESRSRAKTKYTLKTKIKSGDFVLKNGKLKAMTVTVINPKGINAYKTTKQTGKVTHYRQGQQLKIKRVVHYHLTTRFQLTNGKYITANKQWVKTGIVKTPKHVTVKRGANLYKDHNLQKKTGHHYKAKTTLKVLGWDFSDNGTLRYRVAGGYITGNSVYVRRS